tgaattattcctttaaactgTGGTGAAATCATAACAGATTTCTCAATCAGATATCAGTGTATCTTGCATTCTGGGCACTTGTGTGCAAACCAAACTTGGGAACCaatcaataaaatcaataaaacccCTCTTTTACTTATCCGTTTTACCATAGATATCCGGGAGACGGCGTTTGTTTATGCCATCACGGCGGCCGGTGTGACCCACGCCGTGACCCAGGCCTGCAGCATGGGAGACCTCCTGCAGTGTGGCTGCGAGGCGACCAGGAACAGAGCACCTCCGAggccgtcctcctcctccccccctggGGACGGAGTCAAGTGGGAGTGGGGGGGATGCGGAGATGATGTGGAGTTTGGTTATGAGAAGTCGAAACAGTTTATGGATGCCAAGAGGAGAAGGGGCAAGAGTGACATCAGGACGCTCGTTGACCTGCACAACAACGAGGCCGGGCGGCTGGTAAGTTTCAGAATTAATACCTCAGTATGTCTGTGCAGTTTCTGTTTCCATCCTGAATTAGTTAGAAATACATTAAACACAACTGTAATGTGTGaacaaatgtattttaaccGCTACTGTGCTGAACTCAGGCGTGATATTTCACTATACTCTCAAAGATTTTAGCAGCAGAGGTGTTGCTTGTCCTGTGGAATGTTCCATCATTCCACGAACATGCAAAAGAGAAAGACATCGCCCCCAGCCATATTTGTGTAGCGGCGTAAGCTGATATTCTAACAAGAATCAGGTttctgaaacacaaaaacaagagCGTGccacacattttgttttcaagCCTCCGAGGCAGGTAGCTCCTAACGTTTCCACAGCCCCTTGTACAAGTTTTAAGTTCCTCTATTGTTGGCCGTATGGACGCCGAGTGAAGTATGGCCCCGACAACGTGCTACCGAAAGAGTAGAGATAAAGTAGCAACGTTAATTACGTTCATTTTGAAATATAGCTCGGTAAATCTTCCAGatcacttttttcttttttagctgTCAGTGTTTCGTCTCAGTGTGCGTTACACCCACTTGCAGAAATGTTGACACATGCACAACCGAAACTCAGAGTTACAAAGTTCACTTTGGTTGGGGTCAAAGGCAggtagagaggagaggggaggatcATGGGACATGGTCCAATTGTAGCATTAGCGAACAAACCATTTGAACAAAAGGAGAGATCTGCACACAAATGCCTAGAGGTTGAGAAATAAGCGTGCTGTGATGCGTGCAAATGTCTATGTGCAAGCACGCGTGTGCACTTGTACACACGttttgcaagtgtgtgtgtgtgtgagcgggcaggtgtgtgtgtgtgtgtgtgatgggttAATTATGTGCAGTATAAGTGAATGATCTGTTGTCAAGGCTTGTTAGATGTAGGAAGGCCAGAGGCAAcatggagggagaggggggttGGGGAGTTAAATTCCTTCTGAATAGCGTCTGCTTTTATCTTACCTATCTAtcagtgtgtgtaggtgtgtgtgcgtgtgtgatccAGTGGCTTTGTCCGTGATATATCATGAGAACACAACAGTAAAATACTTCTTTAGGGAACTTGTCATTTAGTCAAAAAGCAGTCCTGCTTCACTTCAGGGTAGAAGTTTAAAAAAGTTTCCTTTGtcccctttttttctgtttgatcAACCTTCTCCCTTTCTCCTTATTTATCCCCCATTTGCCCTCCTTCAACTCTCTGACACCCACCCACACCTCCACTACCAGGCGGTGAAGCTCTACATGCGGACAGAGTGCAAGTGCCACGGCCTGTCGGGGTCGTGCACCTTGCGCACATGCTGGAAAAAGATGCCTCATTTCCGTGAGGTGGGCGACCGCCTGCTGGAGCGCTTCAACGGCGCCTCCAAGGTGATGGGCGGGAACGACGGCAAGACCCTGATCCCCGTCGGCCAGAACATAAAGCCGCCGGATAAGCAGGATCTGATCTATTCTGACGAGTCGCCCGATTTCTGCCTCGCAAATCGGAAAACTGGTTCACTGGGGACACGGGGGCGCATGTGCAACAGCACAGCCATGGACATCAGCGGCTGCGACCTGCTGTGCTGCGAGCGTGGCTACCGGGAGGAAACGGTGGTGCTAGAGGAGAACTGCCTGTGTCGGTTCCACTGGTGTTGTGTGGTCCAGTGCAAGAAGTGCTTGGTCCGGAAAGAGCTTAGTCTCTGTCACTGATGAACTGAGGTCGACAGCAGTCAGTATGACTTGGCTGATTATAATAAACTTCTGTTACATTTTGAGGTTTTTGCTTTAGTTTGGCTAGTGTGGAAGAAGGATAGGGTTTGGATTTTCATGGTGATCCTTTTTGTTTCCGTTTTTGCACCAGCCACATCCAGATAATGCCCCAAAGATGTTCATTTCATATAGTATTTGATCCCAGTTCTGGCTGTTTGGTTCCCAGGAATTTCTGACAGTCATAAGAGTTGCTGGCCAAGCTTCAAAAGGTACAGAAAGTAAATGCAACCACATGGAAACAATGGCAATGGGGGACTAAAAGAAGTCATATAGAGAAATGTTTCTTTCTGAACTacctatttttctttttcttgtgtaTGAAAAAGGACCAAAGAATGTGACAATTTGTATATCCCATCTCAATGAAAGAGGAGGACTTATGCACGGAGGTTTCTTAGTGTCACTTCCACCTCCAGTTCAACAACAGAGCTCGACGTTGACTGCCATCTAAAACCAAAGAGTTTCAGACTTCACCTTGTGCTGATGCACCTCATTTGGTTATGGAATTTCCCCAACTGACCGTTTGCTAAGCCCCGTCCCCCTTAGTTAATACCCCTGTGCAGCTTCCCATTCTCACATATACAATTTACAATAACAGCGCAAGATTTACCACTCAAAATTCTTAGTATTTTTTGCAACAATGGgtccttgatttcagacagagaTTGACAAAAGCAGGCTTCAGTTTTGCCGGGTGAAGTTATAACTGTCACTGGCAGATTTTATCAGCTGTAGCTGATGAGCTGGATGTAAAAGCAGTCTCCAACTGTCTTGTTTTAAAACAGGAACAGTTTACTAAACAAATGATACTTGGTCTTGGATGCAACTGCAGTAGCTTACCGGTAGTAAGCCATTTAGCCGGGCATGCTAACAATTGCAGCCTTCATTGGAGCAACTATTCTTTATACGCTTGTCTTTTGGGTTTTGGAAaggctaaaaaagaaaaacaccgcCCTGCAAACTCTTTATATGCGGAGCATCACTCTTACATCACGTCATCTCAGCATGTGGAGAAACCCTAAGCTTGACAGGCCTGCCATGCCCTGTTACGGTCGCCAAGCTATGATTGGCCAGTTGCTGTTTGTGGGAGGGGTTTAGCGAACGATCAAGGATCAATAGAAAGATTAACGATCTCACTATGGCccaatataatattcttattagCAATAATCAGAGCATCTTTACATTTTACCCCAAATCTTTATAAAGGTTGATATATATCTGTCTCTCAGTTACAGTAACTGTAGCCTTTAAATGAATATCACACACCAAATACAAAAAGATGCTGGtcttgactttcttttttctgcTACTTCGTCAAACATAtaccaaaaaaaagggaaatggtATCACATTATCATATTTGAAGAATGCTAGCTGTCAACACCATGTTTAGCAGGTGTGGACTTGGCCTGCCAGCAAAGACTGTTATTTATATAAAGATATGATGACAAGACTACTCACTTCCATCTCTCTCAGAAGCACTTTGGCTGCCGCGGACTTCCTCAATAGCTTGGCAATAAAACCTTTTTGCGGTTGTCTGTTTCTATTAAACCAAAAGAGCAACCTTTGACATTGTTTGGTATCGAgaaaatgtatataatgtatttt
This DNA window, taken from Sebastes fasciatus isolate fSebFas1 chromosome 14, fSebFas1.pri, whole genome shotgun sequence, encodes the following:
- the wnt6b gene encoding protein Wnt-6, with the translated sequence MTVRLSRIQLALFFILLCPVNIIGLWWAVGSPLVMDPNSICRKAKRLAGKQAELCQTQPEIVSEVAKGARLGVRECQYQFRYRRWNCTSHNKYFGKILQQDIRETAFVYAITAAGVTHAVTQACSMGDLLQCGCEATRNRAPPRPSSSSPPGDGVKWEWGGCGDDVEFGYEKSKQFMDAKRRRGKSDIRTLVDLHNNEAGRLAVKLYMRTECKCHGLSGSCTLRTCWKKMPHFREVGDRLLERFNGASKVMGGNDGKTLIPVGQNIKPPDKQDLIYSDESPDFCLANRKTGSLGTRGRMCNSTAMDISGCDLLCCERGYREETVVLEENCLCRFHWCCVVQCKKCLVRKELSLCH